Genomic window (Arachis hypogaea cultivar Tifrunner chromosome 13, arahy.Tifrunner.gnm2.J5K5, whole genome shotgun sequence):
TGTATACATTTAAGTTGTGTTGTTAGTATGATTTGAAGGCACTATGTGCTTGTTGGGAATGAATAGTTTGGTATTGTGATTTCAGGAATTTGATAAAAGAGAGGATGTTACAAACGGATCGATGCACACGGATGCACATGTAGTTGCATCGGACGGTGATGACGATGACGACGAGCCCATTGCAAAGAGAATGCGCCAAAAATATGATTGGACAAGGACACCTCAACCTCGTATAACAGAAGGGGAGATCGGCACGGCCAGTGAGACAAACAAAGCAGAGAACCCAAAAGTGAGTAAAATGTTGCGTTTTAAGAATTTGTAATTTGCATGTTTCCAAGTTAGAACATGAGCACGGGTTTAACTTACGTTTAAACAAGTTACTGGTGATGCCATATTTTAAAAAACCTATATGATATGTTGTATTAAGTGGAACTTGCGTTTCTTGTGTGATGTGAAAGTACTTTGAGGTTTTTGTGTACCACTAGTTTGATGTTGCGGTTTCAGGGATCGGACATGAGGGGGGAGTTAATAGCGCCTCAGTGCGCACAAATGCTCATTCAGTTGCATCCAATGAGGATGACGATGATGACCAGTCCACTGGCAAGAGACTCCACATCAAAACTTAGCAGAGAAAAACACCTCAGCGTCACCGAACAGACGGGGAAACCGTCACAACCAACCTGCCAAAAACAACAAATTAACCAACCGAGACGGATGATCCTGAACCAAAAACTCCGTCAACAACATTGGTTGAGTATTCAGGAATTGAGAAATATTCTAGTAAATTTTTTGACAGCCAAGTGAATACTAAATAACTTTGTTTCCAGTAATAGTATGCAAGGTTTTTGTTATCGTCTCCTTAAATTTCATAAAGGTTGACCACCTCACAGAGTTATTTTTGAAACAGGAATCCTTACATCTTATCTCAGCGGGATCCAGAGAGCGAAAAGCTATGGGCAGATGTCAAACGGCGTTATGGCTCGAGACGTCAAATGGCGTTACGGCTCGAGACCCATTAGCGTCGATCCAATCCAAACAATTATTCCAAAAGGTTCGTCTTACCACACAACTAGTCCATAGCTCCCCTCATTCTCACTTGGGATGACGTAGATCTTCAAAACATCCACACCATTCCCCCGACTCATTCATCCGTTACTTCGGAGACGGAAACCCACTGAGCGGGATGAACACCGAATCAGAGGGTGGGTTGTAGACACATCTCTTGATAGCCAACAAATAGTGGCGTCATATGAGGGTAGACCACACCTAGTGCTGGAAGGGGAGGACTTGTGCACGCTGAGACCACGTGTTTGGCTCAATAACAATGTATGTAACCCAAAATCTTGTTATTCCAATTTATTTTGACCTCATATTTTGGCAACATTTATACTTTACAAGCTGGTTATGTAGGTTGTGCACTAGATGTGTTGCGCATTCAATGACTCAGGGTTTAAAAGATTCACGCATGACTTCTACTGCGTGTGTCCGGGGATTCTGGTAAGAATacgtttatataaattatttatgtaCATTACAATTTATGAACAATTGCAAATTCGTCTTTGGACAGGAAATGGTGTTGGTCCCAAAGAATCTGATGCATTCAGGACGGGCCAAATCCAGTGTATGTTGGATTGGGTGAACACTTTGGTGCCGATAGAAAGTATTTTGACAAGGTGGCAGCTTCAAATAGAAAATGAGTAAGTCTGTTTGGCACATGATAAGTTACTATCATCGTAGCACCCGAATTGGATATGTGGTGTGCACGTAATATGCCTAATTACAATTGTATATTGTTGCAGTGGTTTTTTCCTGTATGTATGACCTGTCATTGGTGGGTGTATGCATTCAATCTATCCCAAAAAAGACTGTTCGTACTAGATAGCTTACACACTAAACCAGATGATACAGCATGGACTAGGCTAGATGCATATGCGGCACCAGACCATCTCATCACTCTTCTACTTCATCCTTGTTATTGTGTTCTGTTTAAGTGTTTTGAATGTATTTTAGGCGAGGCTCATTGAAGACATAGTACAAGTGGCCATCCCGACTTATAAGCCCACTTAAAATGGGCTGTCTTGCACATACACCTCTGTTCCAATACAACTAAATGGGTGCATCTCCCTCAAAATCGCATATGAAGCTCTCCTGTAAGCAGTTAGGAATCACTCATTTGGTTGTATTGGAACAGAGGCGTATGTACAAGGCAGCCCATTTTGAGTGGGATTATAAGTCGGGATAGCCACCTTGGTATGTCTTCAATGAGCCTCACCTAAAACACATTCAAAACACTTAAACGGAATATAATAACAAGCATGAAATAGGACCTAAGAGTGATGAGATGGTGTGGTACCGCTTATGCATCTAGCTTAGTCCTGTATCATGTAGTTTAGTGTGCAAGCAATCTAGTACCCACAGTCTTTTTCCGGATACATCAAATGCATGCACCCACCAATGATGCATCCAGGGACGGACCTACTAACAAAGAagagggggcacttgcccccacagtgttttaattttttttataaatatagttatatataatatgtcccacttcaaattttaaatgaccccactataaataaattaaactcaattagcTAAAGTTccaaatttacttttttattttctctatcattttaattattatttagcctaatcaaatttaatttttgtgtCGTCACTCCTTTATTCCCTTAAaccctctttttatttttatattttcaacctttttttttctattccttatctagtggtcatcttctcttcatcaaaaaataaattttaaattttttatattttttatatagttctCCATGACcctatgtatctttcaatttaattgtttctccttttgatattttcaattgcaaattttaattcaaacaattgtagtttaggtattaatctaatattttattttctttgtgactttatatattttattttattttcgatttattcatttttattacttattttttatcttttgttctattatatgtacctatgttgcgtataaaattttaaaataaattgattaatttactaatttagaatatattttttatttttagaaatagtaatagaaaaatattttaattacaatacataattaaacagatgtataaaatctttcatctaacattatatcaaaattaaattaaaaaatatataacaaatttaattattttaaaaagaaagaaagaaaaaattgtgaattatatttctgttattttatataaacatactttttgtatacaaatttaattttttagtatttatatataattctagtttcaaattataaatattaatgtaTCATTAGGCGCTAATATACCAATTaattcagtcttttattattaaatgtgtataaaaaattagttacgataataaggtatttataatttaattaaaatattttaagttcaagttttagaaataaaaaatatttttttataaattatatataatgaatagtattttaagaatgaaaGTATTTACTAactctttaatttttatatctccatataattaataatatttaacaaaagttattttagtatatatatatatatatatatatatatatatatatatatatatatttttgcccccactcttaaaattttctgggtccgtcactgaaTGCATCATACATATAGGAAAAAACCACTGCAACAATATACAATTGTAACTAGACATATTAGGTGCACTAATTAAGAAAAACACATATTCATTGTTCGGGTACTACGATGATAGTAACTTATCATGTGCCAAACAGACTTACCCATTTTCTATTTGAAACTGCCACCTTGTCAAAAAACCTTCTATCGGTACCAAAGTGTTCACCCAATCTGACGTACACTGGATTTGGCCCGTCTTGGAAGTGAATCAGATTCTTTGGGACCAACGCCATTTCCTGTCTAAAGACGAATTTGCAATTGTTCATAAGTTATAATGTACATAAATAATTCATATAAACGTATCCTTATCAGAATCCCCGGACACACGCATTAGAAGTTATGCGTGAATCTTTTTAACCCTGAGTCATTGAATGTGCAACGCATCCAGTGCATGACCTACATAACCAGCTTGTAAAGTATAAATGTCGCCAAAATATGAGGTCAAAATAAATTGGAGTAACAAGATTTTGGGTTACATACATTGTTATTGAGTCAAGCACGTGGTCTCAGTGTGCACAAGTCCTCCCTTGCCAGCACTAGGTGTGGTCTACCCTCATATGACGCCACTGTTTGCTGGCTATCAAGAGATGTGTCCACAACCCACCTTCTGATTCGTTGTTCATCCCGCTCAGTGGGTTTCCGTCCCCGAAGTAACGGATGAATGAGTCAGGGGACGGTGTGGGTGTTTTGAAGATATGCGTTATCCCAAGTGAGAATGAGGGGCGCTGTGGACTGGGTGTGTGGTAGGATGAACCTTTTGGAATAATTGTTTGGATCGGATCGACGCTAATGGGTCTCGAGCCGTAATGCCGTTCGATATTTGCCCATAGCTTTTTGCTCTCTGGATCCCGCTGAGATAAGATGTCAGGATTCCTGTTTCAAAAATAACTCTGTGAGAGGTGGTCAACCTTTATGAAGTTTAAGGAGTCGATAACAAAAACCTTGCATTTTATTACCGGAAACAAAGTTATTTAGTATTCACTTGCCTGTCAAAAAATTCACTAGAATATTCCTCAATTCCTGAATACTCAACCAATACTGTTGATGGAGTTTTTGGTTCAAGGTCATCCATCTCGGTTGGTTGATTTGTTATTTTCGGCAGGTTGGTTGTGACGATTTTTCCTTCTATCCTGTGATGCTGAGGTGTTTTTCTCTGCTAAGTGCAGCCCAACAGATTGATAGTTCATTTCTCCAAACACAAACGCCAAAGCCACAACAGGGAACTTGCCACGTGCCTCGAAATTCAGGTACCGATGATTAAACCAACTTGTACGATAGTCCCACCATTCTGGAATCTCTGTATTGGAAGTTTGCATCACAACTTGTAATTTATTTATCTCTTTGTGCACCTACAAATCAAAGATATTGCTTCagtatttttctctcttctttttaatcattattttggttaaaaagatatgaaatggTTAAAAGTAACAAACCTGTGACCATAGCATACTTGTGTTTGCACTTAAGGAATTGCAGTGTCTCACATCCACTTTCCTAACACTAGAGGGAAGTTCTGGAATTTCTTGAAGATTTAGGCAGTAACCCAAATCCAAACTTGTTAAGTAGGATGATTCTTGAACGCATGCTGGAATAGACACAAAGTTGTTTAATGAAACATTTAAGGCTTCCAAGTTTGGAAAACTCTGCATAATTACATGAAGATCttcatcacataaacttgcaTGGCTGAAATGTAGTGTTTCTAAAGTTGGACGGCTCTCTGCAGTAGTTGAAAGGCTTCCTCTGAATCTTGCAAATGATCTACCAAGTTGAGGGCATCCTCCAACTTTCAATGTGACAAAATTTGGCAGCATAAATAAGAAGCATGGAAGATAACCAAGTTTTTCTCGCAACTTGTCAAATCTAAATAGCAAAGTCCTACAAGATCAACAAAGGAATCTGGAAGCTCTTGAATAGCAGTAGCTTTCAAACAAATCTTTAATATCTTATACATCTTTCCCACTATGTCTGGGAAGAGTCCAAGTCTTCTACACCAGTTAAAAGAAAGGTGCTCTAGTGAAGGCAGATAAATTCTTGAAAGAAACTTTCTTAGTTTAGTACACTTTGAAGCTCTTAAATTTGTAAGGTTTGGGAGAAATCCAACTGATTCATCAAATCTAACCAAGTTTATGCATCCATTGAGTATCAATTTTCTTAAACTTTGGGCTTCAGATACATTAGGAAAATGAGTGATGGATTCACAATGGGAGAAATTCATGTAAATCAAATGCTTAAAGTTTTGCaaacaaaaatcaataaattaaaaaaggtaACATTATATTATATGAGTTCCATCAATCCAACCATTGGATTGAGACACTTCACCATATAGATTAATCATGTAAAATTCTATAAAATTTGGGAGTGATTTAGTATGTTATAATACTACTTTACTTTGACATAACACAATTTGAAATTTAAGTTAATTATCGTCTTTAGATTATATGTCTATTATTAGTGTCCTTTTGAATTTTCTATTTTGATAAATTAATGACAAAGGtaacataaatatataaaaagttgTCTATCGGTGTAAATTGACAAGAATTACGCATAATCTAAATGGATGTGTATATAAATTTCaagttaaagaaaaaaagaagtatgcacaataaaagtgatttttttaTAAGGGGATCAGACAACTAATTGTACCTGAAACGGCTTTTCCAACATGAGAGGACTATGACGTAAACTGAAGGCAGCGATTTCTTTTAAGTTCGACGGCATAGAATTTGAAGGGTACCCCTTCCAATCAAGCAACCTTAGTTGCTTAGGTAGAAGAATAGTCCCACATGAAAAGTTTGTGTTCCGAAAAATGAGAATTCTAAGTTTCTTCATCTTCACAAAGGCAGTGTCAGTCCAATCATCTTCTTCACATTGGTTAAGCTTTATTCCTTCAACTTTTCTATTTTCCTATCAAATAAGAATATGTCACATTAAATGTTATTACTTTTGAGGAAGACTTGAAGGGggcataaaataaaacaaaattttcaaaacttttccaATGCCTATTGATGGGAGCAAGATAAATAAGTAGATTACTCTGCATCTGACAGAAACagctaaataaaaaaaagtttgtgAAGTTCTCACTATATCTTCAGTTAGTAGCTCAAGAACATCCTCATGAAACCATAATCTGCTGCGTTCACTAACTTCTTTTGGTGCCTCCTGCTTCACAATCTCTCTACCTATATTCTGTATTAGATCATGCATCCTTTGATAGTTACGAGAGATTATCAACTAGTACTCTAATACCATCTTCTGTAAACATATCACATCCATCGAATACATTTTTTACATATTCACATTTCTTCCCATTGAAGAAGCATGCTATGTCAAGAAAATAtccttttcattgctttcaagaCTGTCATAGCTTActctaagaacactttgaatatctgTATGAGGATTCTTCTCATATTTGTCCAAAGCAGACTTCCACTcttctaaatttttattaatcaaattagagCCTATAACTTTTAAGGCTAATGGAAGGCCCTTGGCATAATGTATTGCTTGATTGGATAGGTCTTCATAGTTTGATTTGGGACTCGCCATGTTGAAGGCATTCCAACAGAAGAGCTCTAGAGATTCAGGGTCACTTAGCAATTTCATCTCGGAAATCTGTTCGACTTTATGAGCTGTTAGC
Coding sequences:
- the LOC112737088 gene encoding disease resistance protein RPP2B isoform X3, whose amino-acid sequence is MHDLIQNIGREIVKQEAPKEVSERSRLWFHEDVLELLTEDIENRKVEGIKLNQCEEDDWTDTAFVKMKKLRILIFRNTNFSCGTILLPKQLRLLDWKGYPSNSMPSNLKEIAAFSLRHSPLMLEKPFQDFAI
- the LOC140177837 gene encoding uncharacterized protein isoform X2; this encodes MEDDAREDTMDAGPKREDADHIIRLVGCTKEFDKREDVTNGSMHTDAHVVASDGDDDDDEPIAKRMRQKYDWTRTPQPRITEGEIGTASETNKAENPKGSDMRGELIAPQCAQMLIQLHPMRMTMMTSPLARDSTSKLSREKHLSVTEQTGKPSQPTCQKQQINQPRRMILNQKLRQQHWNPYILSQRDPESEKLWADVKRRYGSRRQMALRLETH
- the LOC140177837 gene encoding uncharacterized protein isoform X1, whose protein sequence is MTATVQPEDCSDPDGNNGGVMEDDAREDTMDAGPKREDADHIIRLVGCTKEFDKREDVTNGSMHTDAHVVASDGDDDDDEPIAKRMRQKYDWTRTPQPRITEGEIGTASETNKAENPKGSDMRGELIAPQCAQMLIQLHPMRMTMMTSPLARDSTSKLSREKHLSVTEQTGKPSQPTCQKQQINQPRRMILNQKLRQQHWNPYILSQRDPESEKLWADVKRRYGSRRQMALRLETH
- the LOC112737088 gene encoding disease resistance protein RPP2B isoform X2; translation: MHDLIQNIGREIVKQEAPKEVSERSRLWFHEDVLELLTEDIENRKVEGIKLNQCEEDDWTDTAFVKMKKLRILIFRNTNFSCGTILLPKQLRLLDWKGYPSNSMPSNLKEIAAFSLRHSPLMLEKPFQLEDALNLVDHLQDSEEAFQLLQRAVQL